One region of Bacteroidota bacterium genomic DNA includes:
- a CDS encoding VanZ family protein: MLAFIPAFLWAGIIALMSLLPGKSIPNELFVVSDKLIHAIIYMVFTAFMVLALNYKLGSKNLNKNYIVSALIALVFGVLIEVFQESMKIGRSGDWKDAMADFVGIIVAYPLVKIVKGLRMFERILGK; the protein is encoded by the coding sequence ATGTTGGCATTTATTCCGGCCTTTTTATGGGCAGGAATAATTGCTTTAATGAGTTTACTTCCTGGTAAAAGTATACCGAATGAATTGTTCGTTGTTTCCGACAAACTGATTCATGCTATTATATATATGGTATTTACTGCCTTTATGGTTCTAGCTTTAAATTACAAACTTGGGAGTAAGAATTTGAATAAAAATTATATAGTCTCTGCATTAATTGCCTTGGTATTTGGTGTCTTGATTGAAGTTTTTCAGGAAAGTATGAAAATCGGAAGAAGCGGAGACTGGAAGGATGCAATGGCTGACTTTGTTGGCATTATTGTTGCATATCCTTTAGTTAAAATAGTAAAAGGTTTAAGGATGTTTGAAAGGATTTTGGGAAAATAA
- the ychF gene encoding redox-regulated ATPase YchF — translation MKCGIVGLPNVGKSTLFNCLSNAKAQSANFPFCTIEPNVGVVTVPDSRITKLSELVNPERVQPATVDIVDIAGLVKGASKGEGLGNQFLGNIRETNAILHVLRCFEDENITHVDETIDPVRDKETIDMELQLKDLDTVEKRLEKEKKIAKTGNKEAKKNAEVLEKFKEALEQGISARAVDFDNREVVTSMNLLTDKPVLYVCNVDEASAKGGNKYVDQVKEAIKDENSEIIILAAATEADIAELEEYEEKQMFLEEIGLDEPGVSRLIRKAYKLLNLQTYFTAGVKEVRAWTIPVGATGPQAAGVIHTDFEKGFIRAEVIAYDDYVEYGSESKCRDAGKLRVEGKGYTVQDGDVMHFLFNV, via the coding sequence ATGAAGTGTGGTATTGTAGGATTGCCTAACGTTGGAAAATCAACATTGTTTAACTGTCTTTCGAATGCGAAAGCCCAATCGGCTAATTTCCCATTTTGTACTATTGAACCTAATGTTGGTGTGGTTACTGTACCGGATTCACGTATTACAAAGCTATCCGAGCTTGTAAATCCGGAAAGAGTTCAGCCGGCTACTGTTGATATTGTAGATATAGCGGGATTGGTAAAAGGTGCGTCTAAAGGAGAAGGTCTAGGGAATCAGTTTTTAGGAAATATCCGTGAAACAAACGCTATTCTACACGTTTTGAGATGTTTTGAGGATGAAAATATCACTCATGTTGATGAAACTATCGATCCGGTAAGGGATAAGGAAACTATCGATATGGAGTTGCAGTTAAAAGATCTGGATACTGTAGAAAAACGTTTAGAAAAAGAGAAGAAAATTGCTAAAACAGGCAACAAGGAAGCTAAAAAGAATGCTGAAGTCTTAGAGAAATTCAAAGAGGCTTTGGAGCAGGGTATTTCAGCTCGAGCTGTTGATTTTGATAATAGAGAAGTAGTTACATCTATGAATCTGTTAACCGATAAACCTGTATTATACGTTTGTAATGTTGATGAGGCTTCGGCTAAAGGCGGAAATAAATATGTAGATCAGGTAAAAGAAGCAATTAAAGATGAGAATTCCGAAATCATAATTCTGGCAGCTGCAACAGAGGCAGATATTGCTGAGCTTGAAGAATATGAAGAGAAGCAAATGTTTCTTGAAGAGATAGGGTTGGATGAACCCGGAGTTTCCCGTTTAATTAGAAAAGCATATAAATTACTTAACCTACAAACATATTTTACGGCCGGGGTTAAAGAAGTTCGTGCTTGGACTATCCCTGTAGGTGCTACCGGACCACAGGCTGCCGGGGTTATACATACCGATTTTGAAAAAGGATTCATACGTGCTGAAGTAATTGCTTATGATGATTACGTAGAATACGGATCGGAATCGAAATGTAGAGATGCAGGAAAATTACGGGTAGAAGGTAAAGGATATACTGTTCAGGATGGCGATGTAATGCATTTCTTGTTTAATGTATAG
- a CDS encoding DNA topoisomerase IV subunit B — protein sequence MAAATYTEDNIKSLDWKEHIRMRPGMYIGKLGDGSSHDDGIYILLKEIIDNSIDEFVMGVGKTIDLSIKENQVTIRDYGRGIPLGKVNACVSQINTGGKYDSRAFKKSVGLNGVGTKAVNALSNYFRVQSVRDGQTKVSEFSLGDQTADDAITDSGLRKGTKISFVPDENIFPNYHFRTEYVERMVLNYVYLNRGLTIIFNGEKYHSENGLKDLLNDNISNPIVYPIIHIKDEDIELAMTHSQTQYNEEYYSFVNGQHTTQGGTHQAAFREAVVKTFREFFNKNFDASDVRKSIIAAISIKVIEPIFESQTKTKLGSLEMGPDMQTIRTFVSDFIKTRLDNYLHKNPDVAESIYKKILQAERERKELSGIKKLARERAKKSSVHNKKLRDCRIHYGDQKAERQLETSIFITEGDSASGSITKSRDVNTQAVFSLKGKPLNSYGLTKKVVYENEEFNLLQAALNIEDGIENLRYNNIIIATDADVDGMHIRLLLITFFLQFFPELIKEGHLYILETPLFRVRNKKETIYCYSDEEKQMAIDKLKNKVEITRFKGLGEISPDEFKHFIGNDIRLNPVMLGKDTTIDDLLKFYMGKNTPDRQQFIIENLRIEKDLLEEE from the coding sequence ATGGCTGCCGCTACTTATACTGAAGATAATATTAAGTCCCTTGATTGGAAGGAGCATATCAGGATGCGTCCTGGAATGTACATAGGAAAACTTGGAGATGGTTCTTCACATGATGATGGAATTTATATATTATTGAAGGAGATAATCGATAACTCTATCGATGAATTTGTAATGGGAGTTGGTAAAACGATAGATCTTTCAATAAAAGAGAACCAGGTGACCATTCGAGATTACGGTAGGGGAATACCATTAGGGAAGGTTAATGCCTGTGTTTCGCAAATTAATACCGGAGGAAAATACGACAGTAGGGCTTTTAAGAAGTCTGTGGGACTGAATGGGGTTGGAACAAAGGCTGTAAATGCCTTGTCAAATTATTTTAGGGTTCAGTCAGTAAGGGACGGTCAAACTAAAGTTTCTGAATTTTCATTAGGAGACCAAACTGCCGATGATGCTATTACGGATTCCGGTTTAAGAAAAGGAACAAAAATTTCTTTTGTTCCCGACGAAAATATTTTCCCCAACTATCACTTCAGAACTGAATATGTGGAGCGTATGGTTCTGAATTATGTGTATTTGAACCGTGGCTTAACTATAATTTTTAATGGTGAAAAATATCACTCGGAAAATGGATTAAAGGATTTGTTGAATGATAATATTTCAAATCCAATCGTTTATCCGATAATCCATATAAAGGACGAGGATATTGAGCTTGCAATGACACACTCTCAGACCCAGTACAACGAAGAGTATTATTCCTTTGTAAATGGTCAGCATACTACACAGGGAGGAACTCATCAGGCTGCTTTTAGAGAAGCGGTTGTAAAAACTTTCAGGGAGTTTTTTAATAAGAATTTCGATGCTTCTGATGTCAGGAAATCTATTATAGCTGCTATCAGTATAAAAGTTATAGAGCCAATATTTGAGTCGCAGACAAAGACAAAGCTTGGTTCTTTAGAAATGGGGCCTGATATGCAAACAATAAGAACCTTTGTTAGTGATTTTATTAAAACCAGGCTAGATAATTATTTGCACAAAAACCCTGATGTGGCTGAATCTATTTACAAGAAGATTTTACAGGCAGAAAGGGAGAGAAAAGAGCTTTCGGGAATTAAGAAATTAGCCCGTGAAAGAGCTAAAAAGTCTAGTGTTCATAATAAAAAGCTTAGAGATTGCCGAATTCATTATGGCGATCAGAAGGCGGAGAGACAGTTGGAAACCTCAATATTTATTACGGAGGGAGATTCTGCCAGTGGTTCTATTACTAAATCGAGAGATGTTAATACTCAGGCTGTGTTTTCATTAAAGGGAAAACCTTTAAACAGCTATGGTCTTACAAAAAAGGTAGTATACGAAAACGAGGAGTTTAACCTGCTTCAGGCTGCGTTAAATATCGAAGATGGAATTGAGAATCTTCGATATAATAACATCATTATTGCTACCGATGCCGATGTTGATGGGATGCATATTCGTTTGTTGCTGATAACATTTTTTCTTCAGTTTTTTCCCGAACTTATAAAGGAGGGACATCTGTATATTTTGGAAACACCCTTATTTAGGGTTAGAAATAAAAAGGAAACTATTTATTGCTATTCAGATGAAGAGAAGCAAATGGCAATAGATAAGTTGAAAAACAAGGTAGAGATAACCAGGTTTAAGGGATTAGGAGAAATTTCGCCAGACGAATTTAAACACTTTATTGGCAATGATATCCGTCTTAATCCTGTGATGCTTGGGAAAGATACAACAATAGATGATTTATTGAAGTTCTATATGGGGAAGAATACTCCTGATAGACAGCAGTTTATTATTGAAAATTTAAGAATAGAAAAGGATTTGTTGGAAGAAGAATAA
- the gcvH gene encoding glycine cleavage system protein GcvH, producing the protein MNIPVELKYTKDHEWIRVEGDIATVGITEFAAGELGDIVYVEVETEGETLAKDEVFGSVEAVKTVSDLFMPLSGEVIEFNEELESSPEIVNSDAYGEGWMIKIKLSDASEVEALLSDSDYKEQIGA; encoded by the coding sequence ATGAATATTCCCGTAGAATTAAAGTATACCAAAGACCACGAATGGATTAGAGTAGAAGGTGATATCGCTACAGTTGGTATTACTGAATTTGCCGCCGGCGAATTAGGAGATATAGTTTATGTTGAGGTAGAAACAGAAGGTGAAACTCTTGCAAAAGATGAAGTTTTTGGTTCTGTTGAAGCTGTAAAAACAGTGTCTGATTTATTCATGCCGCTATCAGGAGAAGTAATTGAGTTTAATGAAGAATTAGAATCTTCGCCGGAAATAGTTAACTCTGATGCTTATGGTGAAGGATGGATGATTAAAATCAAACTTAGTGATGCTTCAGAAGTTGAAGCTTTATTAAGTGATTCTGATTACAAAGAGCAAATTGGGGCTTAA
- a CDS encoding energy transducer TonB, with protein sequence MEAKKNPKANLELRKGLFMQIGLILSLLAVYLVLEYKSYDHEVASLGDEQIVLEDEEVIPITERQQQKPPPPPPPPPQEQIVVVKDDVELEEELQIESTETDEEEAVEIEDVAVDDEEEEVFNFQVVESQPVYPGCEKEPTKQAKYMCFQKSIMKHVKKNFKYPEIAKEMGIQGRVIVQFVIGKDGKIGQAKVLRGVDKNLDKEALRIVSKIPSMTPAKQRGKAVPVSFMLPITFKLQ encoded by the coding sequence ATGGAAGCGAAGAAGAATCCGAAAGCCAATCTGGAACTCAGAAAAGGCTTATTTATGCAGATAGGATTAATCCTGTCACTTCTAGCTGTTTATCTTGTTTTGGAATACAAATCATACGACCATGAGGTTGCAAGTTTGGGAGATGAGCAGATAGTTTTAGAAGATGAAGAAGTTATTCCGATTACGGAGAGACAGCAACAAAAACCACCACCACCACCTCCACCACCACCACAGGAGCAAATCGTGGTAGTAAAGGATGATGTTGAGTTGGAAGAAGAGTTACAGATAGAATCTACTGAAACTGATGAAGAAGAAGCAGTAGAAATCGAAGATGTAGCAGTTGATGATGAGGAAGAAGAAGTATTTAACTTCCAGGTTGTAGAATCTCAGCCAGTTTATCCCGGTTGTGAAAAGGAGCCGACAAAGCAAGCTAAATATATGTGTTTCCAGAAAAGTATTATGAAACACGTTAAGAAGAACTTTAAGTATCCTGAAATTGCCAAAGAAATGGGAATCCAGGGTCGTGTAATTGTTCAGTTTGTAATTGGAAAAGACGGTAAGATCGGACAAGCGAAAGTACTTCGAGGGGTTGATAAGAATTTAGATAAAGAAGCATTGCGTATTGTTTCAAAAATTCCTTCAATGACTCCTGCAAAACAACGTGGTAAAGCTGTACCGGTATCGTTTATGTTACCTATTACATTTAAGCTGCAATAA